Proteins from one Mesorhizobium sp. M9A.F.Ca.ET.002.03.1.2 genomic window:
- a CDS encoding nicotinate-nucleotide adenylyltransferase, which translates to MPHAGKGLAVGLFGGSFNPAHAGHALVAEIALRRLALDQLWWMVTPGNPLKSARELAPLAERLRLSERIARNPKVKVTAFEATHHVRFTADTLALVKARNPGVDFVWIMGADSLRDFHRWQRWRQIVMTFPIAVIDRPGATLSFLSSVVAKTFDYARVDEGDAPRLARMKAPAWTFIHGPRSSLSSSAIRKMANG; encoded by the coding sequence ATGCCGCATGCCGGAAAAGGCCTGGCCGTCGGCCTGTTCGGCGGCTCGTTTAATCCCGCCCATGCCGGTCATGCGCTGGTCGCGGAGATTGCGCTCAGACGTCTGGCGCTCGATCAGTTGTGGTGGATGGTGACACCGGGCAATCCGCTCAAGAGCGCGCGGGAGCTGGCGCCGCTGGCTGAGCGGCTGCGCCTGTCGGAGCGGATCGCCAGGAACCCGAAGGTCAAGGTCACTGCCTTCGAGGCGACCCATCATGTCCGCTTCACCGCCGACACGTTGGCCCTGGTCAAGGCGCGCAACCCGGGCGTCGACTTCGTCTGGATCATGGGCGCCGACTCGTTGCGCGACTTCCACCGCTGGCAGCGCTGGCGCCAGATCGTGATGACGTTCCCGATCGCGGTGATCGATCGTCCAGGTGCTACGCTGTCGTTTCTGTCGTCGGTCGTCGCCAAGACCTTCGATTACGCGCGCGTCGACGAGGGCGACGCGCCGCGGCTCGCCCGCATGAAGGCGCCGGCCTGGACCTTCATCCACGGTCCGCGTTCGTCGCTGTCGTCGAGCGCGATCCGTAAAATGGCGAACGGCTAG
- the proB gene encoding glutamate 5-kinase, with protein sequence MAAQSLRKYRRITVKIGSALLVDRTAGLKRDWLASLADDIAVLAEGGAEILVVSSGAIALGRTILGLGKRALKLEDSQAAAAVGQIALAGAWSDALGKGGLKSGQILLTLGDTEERRRYLNARATISTLLKMKAVPVINENDTVATSEIRYGDNDRLAARVATMMGADLLVLLSDIDGLYTAPPARDPQARFIPIVDRITPDIEAMAGAAASEFSRGGMRTKLDAGKIATAAGTAMIITAGTRLSPLMAIERGERATFFRPSANPVKGYKTWIAGQLEPAGRLTVDAGAINALLSGKSLLPAGVKLVSGNFSRGDTVAILSPEGREVARGLVAYDAADAVRIAGLKTAEIETVLGYEARSAMIHRDDLVVSHASDQVRASDQVRASDQVRASDQVRAGDQVIGDRAQSGG encoded by the coding sequence ATGGCCGCGCAGTCGCTGAGAAAATACCGGCGCATCACCGTCAAGATCGGCTCGGCGCTGCTTGTCGACCGCACGGCGGGCCTGAAGCGGGACTGGCTGGCCTCGCTTGCCGACGACATCGCCGTGCTGGCCGAAGGCGGCGCCGAGATCCTTGTCGTGTCGTCCGGCGCCATCGCGCTTGGCCGCACCATTCTCGGCCTCGGCAAGCGGGCGCTGAAGCTCGAGGACAGCCAGGCGGCGGCTGCCGTCGGGCAGATCGCGCTGGCCGGCGCCTGGTCGGATGCGCTCGGCAAGGGCGGCCTGAAATCGGGCCAGATCCTGCTGACGCTCGGCGACACCGAGGAGCGCCGCCGCTATCTCAATGCGCGGGCTACGATCTCGACGCTGCTCAAGATGAAAGCGGTGCCGGTCATCAACGAGAACGACACGGTGGCGACCTCCGAAATCCGCTATGGCGACAACGACCGGCTGGCGGCGCGCGTCGCCACCATGATGGGCGCCGACCTGCTGGTGCTGCTCTCCGACATTGACGGGCTCTACACGGCGCCGCCGGCGCGCGACCCGCAAGCCCGGTTCATTCCGATCGTCGACCGCATCACCCCCGACATCGAGGCGATGGCGGGCGCGGCCGCTTCGGAGTTTTCGCGCGGCGGCATGCGCACCAAGCTCGATGCCGGCAAGATCGCCACCGCCGCCGGCACCGCCATGATCATAACCGCCGGCACGCGGCTGTCGCCGCTGATGGCGATCGAGCGTGGCGAACGGGCGACGTTCTTCCGGCCGAGCGCCAATCCGGTCAAAGGCTACAAGACCTGGATCGCCGGGCAGCTCGAACCAGCCGGCCGGCTGACCGTCGACGCGGGCGCCATCAACGCGCTGCTGTCGGGCAAGTCGCTGCTGCCGGCCGGCGTCAAGCTGGTCAGCGGCAATTTCTCGCGCGGCGACACGGTGGCGATCCTGTCGCCCGAGGGTCGCGAGGTCGCGCGCGGACTGGTTGCCTATGATGCCGCCGATGCCGTAAGGATCGCTGGCTTGAAGACTGCCGAGATCGAAACGGTGCTCGGCTACGAAGCGCGATCGGCAATGATCCACCGCGACGACCTTGTGGTGAGCCATGCCAGTGACCAAGTACGGGCCAGTGACCAAGTACGGGCCAGTGACCAAGTACGGGCCAGTGACCAAGTACGAGCTGGTGACCAAGTAATCGGTGACCGGGCACAGAGCGGAGGGTGA
- a CDS encoding 50S ribosomal protein L21: MFAVIKTGGKQYRVAANDLLKIEKVEGQVGDIVEIGHVLAHGEGENVTFGAPFVDGAMVTAEVVEQGKNRTVIAFKKRRRQNSRRKIGHRQLLTTVRIAEILLGGAKPTKKVAAKTEAKAEPAAKTEAKAEAAPKTEAAPKKEAKATETAAPLFKAPKGEPDDLTVIKGIGPVAAGQLNEQGITTFAQIAKLTDKDIAKIDEHMPFSADQITDWREQAKELAKK; the protein is encoded by the coding sequence ATGTTCGCAGTCATCAAAACGGGCGGCAAGCAGTATCGCGTCGCCGCCAACGATCTCCTGAAGATCGAAAAAGTCGAAGGCCAGGTCGGCGATATCGTCGAGATCGGCCATGTGCTCGCGCATGGCGAGGGTGAGAATGTGACGTTCGGCGCGCCGTTCGTCGATGGGGCGATGGTTACCGCCGAAGTCGTCGAACAGGGCAAGAATCGCACTGTCATCGCCTTCAAGAAGCGCCGCCGGCAGAATTCGCGCCGCAAGATCGGCCATCGCCAGCTTTTGACCACCGTCAGGATCGCCGAGATCCTGCTGGGTGGCGCCAAGCCGACGAAGAAGGTAGCGGCCAAGACCGAAGCGAAGGCCGAGCCTGCTGCAAAGACCGAAGCGAAGGCTGAAGCCGCGCCGAAGACCGAGGCTGCGCCGAAGAAGGAAGCCAAGGCAACCGAAACCGCCGCTCCGCTGTTCAAGGCGCCGAAGGGCGAGCCGGACGATCTGACCGTGATCAAGGGCATCGGCCCGGTCGCGGCCGGCCAGTTGAACGAACAGGGCATCACGACCTTCGCCCAGATCGCCAAGCTCACCGACAAGGATATCGCCAAGATCGACGAGCATATGCCGTTCAGCGCCGACCAGATCACGGACTGGCGCGAGCAGGCCAAGGAACTGGCGAAGAAGTAG
- a CDS encoding LysR family transcriptional regulator, which produces MDRFDAMRVFTRIVERRSFTRAADDLGLPRSSVTDAVQGLEARLGVRLLQRTTRQVSPTLDGEAYYQRCVSLIADMEDAEGAFVGAKPSGLIRVDVHGTQARHFLLPGLPRFREMYPGIRLHFSEAHQPVDLIREGFDCILRAGELADSSLIKRRLATLERGTFASPDYLRRLGTPETPEDLDGHEMIGLLAPDTTEVIPLAFQIKGKVHRITLPAMMTVTGPETNVAAACLGLGLIQVPRYRVVSELANGSLVEVLSDFPPTPLPVHALYSHKHQLSPRLRVFIDWVAQQFRDRTAPAE; this is translated from the coding sequence ATGGATCGATTCGACGCCATGCGCGTCTTCACCCGCATCGTCGAGCGCAGGAGCTTTACCAGAGCCGCCGATGACCTCGGCCTGCCGCGTTCATCCGTGACGGACGCCGTGCAGGGATTGGAGGCGCGGCTTGGTGTCCGGCTACTGCAGCGGACCACCCGTCAGGTCAGCCCGACACTGGATGGCGAGGCCTATTACCAACGATGCGTCAGCCTGATCGCCGATATGGAGGATGCCGAAGGCGCCTTCGTCGGCGCCAAACCGTCAGGCCTCATCCGCGTCGACGTGCACGGCACGCAAGCGCGGCACTTCCTTTTGCCCGGCCTGCCACGCTTTCGCGAAATGTACCCCGGCATCCGCCTGCATTTCAGCGAAGCGCACCAGCCCGTCGATCTGATCCGGGAGGGGTTCGATTGTATTTTGAGAGCGGGCGAGCTAGCCGACAGTTCGCTGATCAAGCGACGGCTGGCGACGCTGGAGCGCGGCACCTTTGCCAGCCCGGACTACCTCCGGCGGCTTGGCACCCCGGAAACACCCGAGGATCTCGACGGCCACGAAATGATCGGGCTGCTCGCCCCCGACACCACCGAGGTCATTCCTCTGGCATTCCAGATCAAAGGGAAAGTGCATCGCATCACGCTGCCTGCCATGATGACGGTGACCGGCCCGGAGACGAACGTCGCCGCCGCGTGCCTCGGCCTTGGGCTGATCCAGGTGCCGCGATATCGTGTCGTCTCGGAACTGGCGAATGGTTCCCTTGTCGAAGTCCTGTCCGACTTTCCACCGACACCGCTGCCGGTTCACGCGCTTTATTCGCACAAGCACCAACTGTCGCCGCGTTTGCGGGTGTTCATCGACTGGGTGGCGCAGCAGTTCCGCGATAGGACCGCACCGGCTGAATGA
- a CDS encoding SDR family oxidoreductase, producing MANQTQKVAIVTGASGGIGAAVAERLGKDGLTVVVNYAGNAASAEAVVAKIEAVGGRAVAAQADISDVQAVRRMFDSAETAFGGVDVLINNAGIMTLATIADSDDTLFDRQIAINLKGTFNTLREAAKRLRDGGRIVNFSSSVVGLLQPTYGVYAGTKAAVEAMTPILARELRGRNITVNAIAPGPTATKLFLDGKPQEVIDRLAKLAPLERLGQPDDIADAVAFLVGPDGSWINGQTLRANGGIV from the coding sequence ATGGCCAATCAGACACAGAAAGTCGCTATCGTGACGGGCGCCTCCGGCGGTATCGGCGCAGCTGTTGCCGAACGCCTCGGCAAGGACGGTCTCACCGTTGTGGTGAACTATGCCGGCAACGCCGCTTCGGCCGAGGCGGTGGTGGCCAAGATCGAGGCAGTCGGCGGGCGAGCCGTCGCCGCGCAGGCCGACATCTCCGATGTGCAGGCCGTACGCCGCATGTTCGACTCTGCCGAGACCGCCTTTGGCGGCGTCGACGTGCTGATCAACAATGCCGGCATCATGACGCTCGCGACGATCGCCGACAGCGACGATACGCTGTTCGACCGCCAGATCGCGATCAACCTGAAGGGCACGTTCAACACCTTGCGCGAGGCGGCCAAGCGTCTCCGCGACGGCGGCCGGATCGTGAACTTCTCGTCCAGCGTCGTCGGGCTGCTTCAGCCGACCTATGGCGTCTATGCCGGCACCAAAGCCGCGGTCGAGGCGATGACCCCCATTCTTGCCAGGGAACTGCGCGGCCGCAACATCACCGTCAACGCGATAGCCCCCGGACCGACGGCTACCAAGCTCTTCCTCGACGGCAAGCCGCAGGAGGTGATCGACCGCCTTGCGAAACTGGCGCCGCTGGAGCGTCTCGGCCAGCCCGACGACATCGCCGACGCCGTCGCCTTCCTGGTCGGGCCAGACGGTTCCTGGATCAACGGCCAGACGCTGCGCGCCAATGGCGGGATCGTCTGA
- the obgE gene encoding GTPase ObgE has product MKFLDQAKVYIRSGDGGAGSVSFRREKFIEFGGPDGGDGGRGGDVWVEAVDGLNTLIDYRYQQHFKAKTGTHGMGRNMTGAKGADVTLKVPVGTQVFAEDNETLICDLTVVGQRFLLAKGGNGGFGNQHFKTSTNQAPRRANPGLPGEELNIWLRLKLIADAGLVGLPNAGKSTFLAAVTAAKPKIADYPFTTLHPGLGVARIDGREFVIADIPGLIEGAHEGVGIGDRFLGHVERTRVLLHLVSAQEENPGKAYKTVRAELDAYGHGLIEKVEIVALCQVDTLDADARKKKVASLKRAAGRAPMLLSAVTGEGVEAVLRALMAVVTEAREAVATPVETRWR; this is encoded by the coding sequence ATGAAATTTCTCGATCAAGCCAAGGTCTACATCCGCTCCGGCGACGGCGGCGCCGGTTCGGTGTCGTTCCGGCGCGAAAAGTTCATCGAGTTCGGCGGTCCCGACGGCGGCGACGGCGGTCGCGGCGGCGATGTCTGGGTGGAGGCGGTCGACGGGCTGAACACGCTGATCGACTATCGATATCAGCAGCATTTCAAGGCCAAGACCGGCACGCACGGCATGGGCCGCAACATGACTGGCGCCAAGGGCGCCGACGTGACGCTGAAGGTGCCGGTGGGAACGCAGGTCTTTGCCGAGGACAACGAGACGCTTATCTGCGACCTGACCGTGGTCGGCCAACGCTTCCTTTTGGCCAAGGGCGGCAATGGCGGCTTCGGCAACCAGCATTTCAAGACCTCGACCAACCAGGCGCCGCGCCGCGCCAATCCGGGCCTGCCGGGCGAAGAGCTCAACATCTGGCTCAGGCTCAAGCTGATCGCCGATGCTGGCCTGGTCGGCCTGCCCAATGCCGGCAAGTCGACTTTTCTGGCCGCCGTGACCGCAGCCAAGCCGAAGATCGCCGATTATCCCTTCACCACGCTGCATCCGGGTCTCGGCGTGGCCCGCATCGACGGGCGCGAGTTCGTCATCGCCGACATCCCCGGCCTGATCGAGGGCGCGCATGAAGGCGTCGGCATCGGCGACCGTTTCCTCGGCCATGTCGAACGCACGCGTGTCCTTCTGCACCTCGTCTCCGCGCAAGAGGAAAATCCGGGCAAGGCCTACAAAACAGTACGCGCCGAACTGGACGCCTATGGCCATGGGCTGATCGAGAAGGTCGAGATCGTTGCGCTTTGCCAGGTCGACACGCTCGACGCCGATGCGCGCAAGAAAAAGGTCGCTTCGCTCAAACGTGCCGCCGGTCGCGCGCCGATGCTTTTGTCCGCGGTCACCGGTGAAGGCGTCGAGGCGGTTCTGCGCGCGCTGATGGCAGTTGTGACCGAGGCGCGAGAAGCCGTCGCCACTCCGGTCGAGACGCGCTGGAGATAG
- a CDS encoding GNAT family protein: MVAEAEDTDGESYAIDCPVLATERLVLRAPRESDIEQLVVLADNRHVAEMLARMPHPYGEAEARAFLTMTASRRAGIAYALTLAGTETFVGCAGLNTTDRGLELGYWIGEPYWKRGYATEAAHALVDLAFQRTTIQVLHASTRVINPASRRVIHKCGFQYAGQGMLNSIVAGQVPVERYRLDRKTWTSLRNWVHF, encoded by the coding sequence ATGGTTGCCGAAGCGGAAGACACAGACGGTGAAAGTTACGCGATAGATTGCCCGGTGCTCGCGACCGAGCGGCTGGTCCTGCGGGCGCCGCGCGAAAGCGATATCGAGCAACTTGTGGTGCTCGCCGACAACCGCCATGTCGCCGAAATGCTGGCCCGCATGCCGCATCCCTATGGCGAGGCCGAGGCACGCGCCTTCCTTACGATGACGGCATCGCGCCGGGCCGGGATCGCTTATGCCTTGACGCTGGCCGGCACCGAGACCTTCGTCGGCTGCGCCGGCCTCAACACCACCGATCGCGGTCTCGAGCTCGGCTACTGGATCGGTGAGCCCTACTGGAAGCGCGGCTATGCGACGGAGGCCGCGCATGCGCTGGTCGATCTCGCCTTCCAGAGAACCACGATCCAGGTGCTGCATGCCTCGACGCGGGTCATCAATCCGGCCTCGCGCCGGGTCATCCACAAATGCGGCTTCCAGTATGCCGGCCAGGGCATGCTGAATTCGATCGTCGCCGGCCAGGTGCCGGTCGAGCGCTACCGTCTCGACCGCAAGACCTGGACCAGCCTCAGGAACTGGGTGCACTTCTAA
- the rpmA gene encoding 50S ribosomal protein L27, giving the protein MAHKKAGGSSRNGRDSHSKRLGVKKFGGEAVIPGNIIIRQRGTSWHPGVNVGMGTDHTLFALEAGAVTFNKKANGRTYVSVNPITKAAE; this is encoded by the coding sequence ATGGCACACAAGAAAGCTGGCGGCTCGTCGCGCAACGGTCGCGATTCGCATTCCAAGCGTCTGGGCGTGAAGAAGTTCGGCGGCGAAGCCGTCATTCCCGGCAACATCATCATTCGTCAACGCGGTACCTCGTGGCATCCCGGCGTCAATGTCGGCATGGGCACGGATCACACCCTTTTTGCGCTCGAAGCTGGCGCAGTCACCTTCAACAAAAAAGCCAACGGCCGAACCTACGTATCGGTCAACCCGATTACCAAAGCAGCGGAGTAG
- a CDS encoding glutamate-5-semialdehyde dehydrogenase produces the protein MLKLHEKSRDDTAATMADIGRRARAAARPLAIAAAERKHAALIAMAQAILHHERDILDANAIDIRNGGESGLSASFMDRLRLDPARIRAMADGIREIADLRDPVGDVIAAWDRPNGLHIERVRTPLGVVGVIYESRPNVTADAGALCLKAGNPVILRGGSDSLNSSAAIHACLVEGLKAAGLPQDAIQLVPTTDRAAVGEMLKGLGGNIDVIIPRGGKNLVERVQNEARVPVFAHLEGICHLYIDHSADLDMAVSIAVNAKMRRTGVCGAAETLLVDRAVASTHLVPILEALHAAGCAIHADAEVLKVFAEAKPATDADWVSEYLDAIIAVKLVDGVAGAIEHIENFSSHHTEAIVAEDANAVERFFNEIDSAILLHNASTQFADGGEFGMGAEIGIATGKMHARGPVGVEQLTSFKYRVRGTGQVRP, from the coding sequence ATGCTGAAGCTGCATGAAAAATCCCGGGACGACACCGCAGCAACGATGGCCGACATCGGCCGCCGCGCGCGGGCCGCCGCGCGACCGCTGGCCATAGCTGCGGCCGAGCGCAAGCACGCCGCATTGATCGCCATGGCGCAGGCGATCCTCCATCACGAGCGTGACATTCTCGACGCCAACGCCATCGACATCAGGAATGGCGGGGAGTCCGGGCTTTCAGCCTCCTTCATGGATCGGCTGAGGCTTGATCCTGCCCGCATCCGCGCTATGGCCGACGGCATCCGCGAAATCGCCGATTTGCGCGATCCGGTCGGCGACGTCATCGCCGCATGGGACCGTCCGAACGGCCTGCATATCGAGCGGGTGCGCACGCCGCTCGGCGTCGTCGGCGTCATCTATGAGAGCCGGCCGAACGTGACGGCGGATGCCGGCGCGCTCTGCCTCAAGGCCGGCAATCCGGTGATCCTGCGCGGCGGTTCGGATTCGCTCAATTCCTCCGCCGCCATCCATGCCTGTCTGGTCGAGGGGCTGAAGGCGGCCGGTCTACCACAGGACGCCATCCAACTCGTGCCGACCACCGACCGCGCTGCTGTCGGCGAGATGCTGAAAGGCCTCGGCGGCAATATCGACGTGATCATTCCGCGCGGCGGCAAGAACCTGGTCGAACGCGTCCAGAACGAGGCGCGGGTGCCGGTCTTCGCTCATCTCGAAGGCATCTGTCATCTCTATATCGACCACTCCGCTGATCTCGACATGGCGGTCAGTATCGCGGTCAACGCCAAGATGCGGCGCACCGGCGTCTGCGGCGCGGCCGAGACGCTGCTGGTCGACCGCGCTGTTGCCTCCACCCATCTCGTGCCAATCCTTGAGGCGTTGCACGCGGCAGGGTGCGCTATCCACGCCGACGCCGAGGTGCTGAAGGTGTTTGCAGAGGCCAAGCCCGCGACCGATGCCGACTGGGTGAGCGAATATCTCGATGCCATCATCGCGGTGAAGCTGGTCGATGGCGTTGCCGGTGCAATCGAGCATATCGAGAATTTTTCCTCGCATCACACCGAGGCTATCGTTGCCGAGGATGCGAATGCCGTCGAACGGTTCTTCAACGAGATCGATTCGGCGATCCTTCTGCACAATGCCTCGACCCAATTCGCCGATGGCGGCGAATTCGGGATGGGCGCCGAGATCGGCATCGCCACCGGCAAAATGCATGCGCGCGGCCCGGTCGGCGTCGAGCAACTGACCTCGTTCAAGTATCGCGTGCGCGGGACGGGACAGGTGAGGCCTTGA
- a CDS encoding Tim44 domain-containing protein, translating to MISRSSRFAVLFAGLFLAFSMVAADHAEARRGGSFGSRGTRTFQSVPPTRTAPQPAAPVERSMTPNTVTNNAARQTQTTQRPGLFNGLGGSMMRGLLLGGLIGLLLGQGFGGLAGMLGLLLQALLIGGAIMLIIRFFRSQSARNQAPAMAGVPRSMGNFGRNAATRTDANNVSSFPIPGIGSGSGGSGLGGSGLGGSGFGRAAPASDEITMTPTDLDTFQQRLTEVQEAFGREDHAGLRRLATPEMVSYLSEELADNAKKGIRNDVSDISLLEADIAESWREDDRDYATAALRYESRDVMRDRASGKIVAGEADRPTETTELWTFTRQNGGDWKLAAIQQP from the coding sequence ATGATTTCGCGTTCGAGCCGGTTCGCAGTTTTGTTTGCAGGACTGTTCCTGGCATTTTCCATGGTCGCGGCCGATCACGCCGAGGCGCGTCGTGGCGGCAGTTTTGGCAGCCGCGGCACGCGCACTTTCCAGTCGGTCCCGCCGACCAGGACGGCGCCACAGCCGGCGGCGCCGGTCGAGCGCTCGATGACGCCCAATACCGTAACGAACAACGCGGCCCGCCAGACGCAGACAACCCAACGACCGGGGCTCTTCAACGGCCTCGGCGGTTCGATGATGCGCGGCCTGCTGCTCGGCGGTCTGATCGGACTTCTTTTGGGCCAAGGGTTCGGCGGCTTGGCTGGCATGTTGGGCTTGCTGCTTCAAGCGCTGCTGATCGGCGGCGCGATCATGCTGATCATCCGCTTTTTCCGGTCGCAATCGGCACGCAACCAAGCGCCCGCCATGGCCGGTGTTCCGCGGAGCATGGGGAACTTCGGGCGAAACGCGGCAACCCGGACCGACGCGAACAATGTCTCATCCTTCCCCATTCCAGGCATCGGGTCTGGATCTGGCGGGTCAGGACTTGGCGGGTCTGGACTTGGCGGATCTGGGTTTGGCCGGGCGGCTCCAGCCTCCGATGAAATCACGATGACGCCGACCGATCTCGACACATTCCAGCAACGGTTGACGGAGGTTCAGGAAGCCTTCGGGCGCGAAGATCATGCCGGCTTGCGCCGGCTGGCGACCCCCGAGATGGTGTCCTATCTGTCCGAGGAACTTGCCGACAATGCGAAAAAGGGCATCAGGAATGATGTGTCTGATATCAGCCTGCTGGAGGCCGATATTGCGGAGAGCTGGCGGGAAGATGATCGCGACTACGCGACGGCCGCCTTGCGCTACGAGTCTCGCGACGTGATGCGCGATCGCGCCAGCGGCAAGATCGTGGCGGGTGAAGCCGATCGACCGACGGAAACAACCGAGCTGTGGACCTTCACGCGCCAGAACGGTGGCGACTGGAAGCTCGCAGCAATACAGCAGCCCTGA
- the adhP gene encoding alcohol dehydrogenase AdhP: protein MAKTMKAAVVREFGQPLIIEEVSVPTVGPGQILVKIAATGVCHTDLHAVDGDWPVKPKPPFIPGHEGVGHVVAVGAGVRHVREGDRVGVPWLYTACGHCKHCLGGWETLCQEQQNTGYSVNGSFAEYVLADPDYVGHLPDNVSFVDVAPILCAGVTVYKGLKVTDTKPDDWVVISGIGGLGHLAVQYAKAMGLNVVAVDIDDDKLDLARRLGAALTVNARKADPIAFVKKEVGGAQGVLVTAVSPKAFEQALGMVGRGGTVSLNGLPPGDFPLSIFDTVLNGVTVRGSIVGTRLDLQEALNFAGEGKVKATVATDRLENINDVFTRMHHGDIQGRIVLDFQG, encoded by the coding sequence ATGGCGAAGACAATGAAGGCGGCGGTCGTCCGCGAGTTCGGCCAACCACTGATAATCGAAGAGGTCTCGGTGCCGACGGTCGGTCCGGGGCAGATTCTCGTCAAGATCGCCGCAACGGGCGTCTGCCACACGGACCTCCATGCCGTTGACGGCGACTGGCCGGTCAAGCCGAAGCCTCCCTTTATCCCGGGTCACGAGGGTGTAGGGCACGTCGTCGCGGTCGGCGCGGGCGTCCGGCACGTCAGGGAGGGCGACCGCGTCGGCGTACCTTGGCTCTACACCGCATGCGGCCATTGCAAGCACTGCCTCGGCGGTTGGGAAACGCTCTGCCAGGAGCAGCAGAACACGGGCTATTCCGTAAACGGCAGCTTCGCCGAATATGTGCTCGCCGACCCCGACTATGTCGGACACCTCCCCGACAATGTGAGCTTCGTCGACGTCGCGCCGATCCTCTGCGCCGGCGTCACGGTCTACAAGGGGCTCAAGGTCACGGACACCAAACCGGATGATTGGGTGGTTATCTCCGGTATCGGCGGCCTCGGCCATCTGGCGGTCCAGTACGCCAAGGCCATGGGTCTCAATGTGGTCGCGGTCGACATCGATGATGACAAGCTTGACCTCGCCAGACGACTCGGCGCCGCGCTGACCGTGAACGCCCGCAAGGCCGATCCGATTGCCTTTGTGAAGAAGGAAGTAGGCGGCGCCCAGGGCGTGCTGGTCACCGCCGTCTCGCCCAAGGCCTTCGAGCAGGCGCTCGGCATGGTCGGTCGCGGCGGGACGGTGTCGCTCAACGGCCTGCCGCCGGGCGATTTCCCCCTGTCGATCTTCGACACGGTGCTCAACGGTGTGACGGTGCGCGGCTCGATCGTAGGAACCCGCCTCGACCTGCAGGAAGCCCTGAACTTCGCGGGGGAAGGCAAGGTCAAGGCGACCGTCGCGACGGACAGGCTCGAAAACATCAACGACGTCTTCACCCGGATGCACCACGGCGACATTCAAGGACGCATCGTGCTCGATTTCCAGGGGTAG
- a CDS encoding SDR family oxidoreductase, with product MSKQIILVTGASSGFGLMTARALAEAGHTVYASMRETEGRNAPRVAEVTVWSKEHGLDLRAVELDIQSDASAESGIAHVLKDAGRLDVIVHNAGHMVFGPAEAFTPDQFIQQYDVNVLGAQRVNRSALPHMRGQGKGLLVWVGSSSTRGGTPPFLAPYFAAKAAMDALAVSYSTELARWGIETTIMVPGAFTKGTNHFAHSGKPFDEARVAEYEAGPYAGVADQALKGLAGLEPTDADPAEVAREIVRVVDAPFGKRPFRVHVDPSQDGAEIVNGVADRMRREMYRNIGLDDLLHPRVNA from the coding sequence ATGTCCAAGCAGATCATCCTCGTCACCGGCGCCTCGTCAGGCTTCGGCCTCATGACCGCCCGCGCATTGGCCGAAGCCGGCCACACCGTCTATGCCTCCATGCGCGAAACCGAGGGCCGCAATGCGCCTCGCGTCGCCGAAGTCACCGTCTGGTCGAAGGAGCATGGCCTGGATCTGCGCGCCGTCGAACTGGATATCCAGTCCGACGCTTCCGCCGAGAGCGGTATCGCTCATGTTCTGAAGGATGCTGGCCGCCTCGACGTCATCGTCCACAATGCCGGGCATATGGTGTTCGGCCCCGCCGAGGCCTTCACCCCGGATCAGTTCATTCAGCAATATGACGTCAACGTGCTTGGCGCGCAGCGCGTGAACCGCTCCGCGCTGCCGCATATGCGCGGGCAGGGCAAGGGCCTCCTGGTCTGGGTAGGGTCGTCTTCGACGCGCGGCGGCACGCCGCCGTTTCTCGCGCCCTATTTTGCAGCCAAGGCCGCGATGGATGCGCTCGCTGTGTCGTATTCGACCGAACTCGCCCGCTGGGGCATTGAGACCACCATCATGGTCCCCGGTGCCTTTACCAAGGGCACCAACCACTTCGCCCATTCGGGCAAGCCGTTCGACGAAGCGCGCGTGGCGGAATATGAGGCCGGTCCCTATGCGGGCGTCGCCGACCAGGCGCTCAAAGGGCTAGCCGGCCTTGAACCGACCGATGCCGATCCCGCCGAGGTGGCTCGCGAGATCGTCCGTGTGGTGGACGCGCCGTTCGGCAAGCGCCCGTTCCGCGTCCATGTCGACCCGTCGCAGGACGGCGCCGAGATCGTCAATGGCGTCGCTGACCGCATGCGCCGCGAGATGTACCGGAACATCGGCCTGGACGATCTGCTTCACCCGCGCGTCAACGCTTGA